DNA sequence from the Cohnella herbarum genome:
CGCCGACCGCCAGTCCGCCGAAGTGGATCATGGACCGCCATCCCGAGATGTACAAAAGGGATATGTACGGGCATGTCAGAGGTTTCGGTACGCGGATGCACTATTGTTTTAACAGCGAGGCATACCCCGGTTACGTTCGAAAGATCGTGGGGGCGATGACGGAGCGATACAAGGATCACCCGCATGTCGTCGGTTGGCAAATCGACAACGAGTTCGGTTGCGTGGATACGACTTGGTGTTATTGCGATACGTGCAAAGTAGCTTTCCAGCAGTGGTTAAAGGAAAAGTATGCCACGATCGACGCCTTGAACGAAAGCTGGGGGACGATAGTATGGAACAACATGTACAATTCGTTCGAGGAAATCGAGACGCCTAAGTTAACCGTTTATCAACTTCATAACCCGAGTTATCAGCTTGATTTTCGAAGATTTTCTTCCGATGCCGTCTGCAGGTTCCAAGACATTCAGATCGACGTTATCCGGAGCGCGGCGCCGCATCAGACCATAACGCACAACATGATGGGTACCTTTAACGAAATCGATTACTATAAGCTCGCGCAACCGCTAGACGTCGCGGGGCTCGACGTATACCCGAACTTCCCGGACAACGAGCCGATCAATCCGTATACTCCCGCGCTTCACCATGATATGACGAGAGGCTTCAAGCAGGCGAACTATTGGATACTCGAGCATCAGAGCGGTACGCCGGGCGCGCATATCTTAAAAGCTACTCCGAAGCCGGGGGAATTGAGACGCTGGACGTATCAGTCCATCGCCCGCGGCGCGGATGCGCTCCTTTATTTCCGCTGGAGAACCGCCGTCGTCGGGGCCGAGCAGCATTGGCACGGCATTCTGCAGCATAGCGGGGTACCCGGGCGCAAATACGAGGAGGTCCGGCACGTCGGGGCCGAGTTGAATAAGCTGTTCCCGTATTTGGAAGGGAGCACGGTCCGACACAATGCCGCTATCGTCCGCTGCTTCGAGAACGATTGGGTGTTCGACATCC
Encoded proteins:
- a CDS encoding beta-galactosidase, giving the protein MYFGACYYAEHWPEERWERDAELMREAGFNLVRLTEFAWNRIERTEGNFTFDWLDRCMDTFASRGIRVILGTPTASPPKWIMDRHPEMYKRDMYGHVRGFGTRMHYCFNSEAYPGYVRKIVGAMTERYKDHPHVVGWQIDNEFGCVDTTWCYCDTCKVAFQQWLKEKYATIDALNESWGTIVWNNMYNSFEEIETPKLTVYQLHNPSYQLDFRRFSSDAVCRFQDIQIDVIRSAAPHQTITHNMMGTFNEIDYYKLAQPLDVAGLDVYPNFPDNEPINPYTPALHHDMTRGFKQANYWILEHQSGTPGAHILKATPKPGELRRWTYQSIARGADALLYFRWRTAVVGAEQHWHGILQHSGVPGRKYEEVRHVGAELNKLFPYLEGSTVRHNAAIVRCFENDWVFDIQPHNPGYKYLRGVKKYHRYFFEKHTGVDVISPEADFSGYRLLILPHLALVDESLANKIYRYVEAGGTVVMDFRAGAKLPDNRMRSEVLPGPFKELLGIEIDDYGIIAEGEEQKLRFEGDAVADYGARVWYDVIQPRGASETIAEFASDYFAGAPAVTRNSHGRGQAYYIGTELGAAALTRLLDLICEETGALPEWSVDHPEVEVSVRRRGDRSVYFVINHSTETVEVVPPAGGRHLLEDRQLEQVETLKPNDVLIYSV